In Spirochaeta thermophila DSM 6578, the following proteins share a genomic window:
- a CDS encoding type II secretion system F family protein: MNKYEVRFVSKEGALKVRTLVASSVEECERVIAREGGAVIEVKPKAIPLREGKIYGFPVLVEFTRLLARLLAASLTVRDALVVIGEVGARKDVREIAMRLVEEIDKGNRFQSALTVIWRNLPPVYTGLIAVGERTGNLPGVYSQLSHYVELRKKVKDKVGGVLVYPLIVLAVAFFVGIGLFGFAVPRLESVFAELGGEAASHLHTSLSQARLFGGILLSVISVFLCLFLLVRVMRRRGRSWALLIDRWKVRLPLIGALAMKREMFDFCFAMEVLSKGGVSVDEALGVAAESVENAALREEVSRARARVMKGASLAEVLGGSSLIPAVVRQWVGVGERTGATEEVFAHMRRFFGEELEQEISVLLNLMEPLTSVIIGMFILILVLVFIVPIFTTYGSLL, from the coding sequence ATGAATAAATATGAGGTGAGGTTCGTATCGAAGGAGGGTGCTCTCAAGGTCAGGACGCTCGTGGCTTCTTCTGTGGAGGAGTGCGAGCGGGTGATAGCCCGCGAAGGAGGGGCTGTGATAGAGGTGAAGCCGAAGGCGATCCCGCTGCGAGAAGGGAAGATCTATGGATTCCCAGTTCTGGTAGAGTTCACCAGGCTCCTTGCCCGACTCCTCGCTGCCTCTCTCACTGTGAGGGATGCTCTCGTAGTGATAGGGGAAGTGGGAGCACGGAAGGATGTGAGGGAGATCGCGATGCGGCTGGTAGAGGAGATCGACAAGGGAAATCGATTCCAGTCGGCGTTGACGGTGATCTGGAGGAATCTTCCTCCCGTATACACCGGGCTCATCGCAGTGGGTGAACGGACCGGGAATCTCCCGGGGGTATACTCCCAGCTCAGTCACTACGTGGAATTGCGGAAAAAGGTGAAGGACAAGGTGGGTGGGGTGCTCGTATATCCATTGATCGTACTCGCGGTGGCCTTCTTTGTAGGAATTGGATTGTTCGGCTTTGCCGTTCCCCGGCTCGAGTCCGTATTCGCGGAACTTGGTGGGGAAGCAGCCTCGCACCTCCATACCTCTCTCAGCCAGGCCCGACTCTTCGGAGGGATACTTCTCAGTGTCATCAGCGTATTTCTCTGTCTTTTCCTCCTGGTAAGAGTCATGAGGAGACGAGGAAGATCATGGGCTCTGCTCATCGACAGATGGAAAGTGCGCCTTCCTCTAATAGGTGCGCTTGCCATGAAGAGGGAGATGTTCGACTTTTGCTTCGCGATGGAGGTGTTGAGCAAGGGGGGGGTCTCCGTTGATGAAGCCCTTGGGGTGGCGGCAGAAAGCGTGGAGAACGCGGCGCTCAGGGAGGAGGTCTCACGTGCGAGAGCTCGAGTGATGAAGGGGGCGTCCCTCGCAGAGGTCCTGGGGGGGAGTTCTTTGATCCCTGCAGTGGTGAGGCAATGGGTGGGAGTAGGTGAACGAACAGGGGCCACCGAGGAAGTCTTTGCACACATGAGGCGATTCTTCGGAGAAGAACTCGAACAGGAAATATCGGTGTTGTTGAATCTCATGGAACCTCTCACCAGTGTCATAATAGGAATGTTCATCCTGATTTTGGTGCTAGTGTTTATCGTGCCAATCTTTACAACTTATGGAAGTCTTCTGTAG